The Leclercia sp. S52 genome has a segment encoding these proteins:
- a CDS encoding transcriptional regulator (regulates several genes involved in the formate hydrogenlyase system; seems to prevent binding of FhlA transcriptional activator to the activator sequence of hyc operon), whose product MTLNELSEKANFIAGQQRVLRAHWNHYGNSLVQAITLSKASLHLSVGCNNDTGLGFWLFDHFLIRVTPEQAFNGHIFNYTIEARDEEQSVLIGRARLGDDGMLDGSVHIDQREAVFDHFLGKINGVYNALFEATERGESLTLATLARHHAAA is encoded by the coding sequence ATGACACTTAACGAATTGAGCGAAAAAGCCAATTTCATTGCCGGACAACAGCGCGTGCTCCGCGCCCACTGGAACCACTACGGTAATTCCCTGGTTCAGGCCATCACCCTCTCTAAAGCCAGTCTGCATCTGAGTGTGGGCTGCAATAACGACACCGGGCTCGGTTTCTGGCTGTTCGACCACTTCCTGATCCGCGTGACGCCTGAGCAGGCGTTCAACGGGCATATCTTCAATTACACCATCGAAGCGCGTGACGAAGAACAGAGCGTGCTGATTGGTCGCGCCCGTCTGGGCGACGACGGGATGCTGGACGGCAGCGTCCACATCGACCAGCGCGAGGCGGTGTTCGACCATTTTCTCGGGAAAATCAACGGGGTGTATAACGCGCTGTTTGAGGCTACCGAACGCGGCGAATCGCTGACCCTGGCGACGCTCGCCCGGCACCACGCTGCCGCCTGA
- the emrA gene encoding multidrug efflux MFS transporter periplasmic adaptor subunit EmrA: MSANAENTTPQQPVNKKKGKRKRALLLLTLLFIIIAVAYGIYWFLVLRHSEETDDAYVAGNQVQIMAQVSGSVTKVWADNTDFVQKGDVLVTLDPTDAQQAFEKAQTELASSVRQTRQQMINSKQLQANITVQKTALAQAQSDFNRRVPLGTANLIGREELQHARDAVASAQAQLDVAIQQYNANQAVVLDTTLDQQPAVKQAATEVRNAWLALERTKIVSPMTGYVSRRSVQPGAQISSSTPLMAVVPATNLWVDANFKETQLAHMRIGQSATVVSDIYGDEVKYTGKVVGLDMGTGSAFSLLPAQNATGNWIKVVQRLPVRIELDEKQLADHPLRIGLSTLVTVDTANRDGQMLANQARSNPAYESNAREISLEPVNKLIDEIVKANAG, from the coding sequence ATGAGCGCAAATGCGGAGAACACTACCCCGCAGCAACCGGTCAACAAGAAGAAAGGCAAACGCAAGCGCGCCCTTCTGCTGCTGACCTTGCTCTTTATTATCATTGCCGTGGCATATGGGATCTATTGGTTTTTAGTACTGCGTCATAGTGAAGAGACGGATGACGCGTACGTGGCAGGGAACCAGGTTCAGATTATGGCGCAGGTGTCGGGCAGCGTGACGAAAGTCTGGGCGGACAATACCGACTTTGTGCAAAAAGGCGACGTGCTGGTGACGCTGGATCCGACCGACGCCCAGCAGGCGTTTGAAAAAGCGCAGACCGAGCTGGCCTCGAGCGTGCGTCAGACCCGTCAGCAGATGATCAACAGCAAGCAGCTGCAGGCTAACATCACCGTGCAGAAGACCGCTCTCGCCCAGGCGCAGAGCGACTTTAATCGCCGCGTTCCGCTCGGCACCGCCAACCTGATTGGCCGTGAAGAGCTGCAGCACGCCCGCGATGCGGTTGCCAGCGCGCAGGCCCAGCTCGATGTCGCTATCCAGCAGTACAACGCCAACCAGGCGGTGGTGCTGGACACGACCCTCGATCAACAACCTGCGGTGAAACAGGCAGCGACCGAAGTACGCAACGCCTGGCTGGCGCTGGAGCGAACCAAAATTGTCAGCCCGATGACCGGCTACGTATCCCGTCGCTCGGTGCAGCCTGGCGCGCAGATCAGCTCCTCAACCCCGCTGATGGCGGTGGTGCCGGCAACGAACCTGTGGGTGGATGCTAACTTCAAAGAGACGCAGCTGGCGCATATGCGTATCGGCCAGAGCGCAACGGTGGTCAGCGATATCTACGGCGACGAGGTGAAATACACCGGTAAAGTGGTCGGGCTGGATATGGGTACCGGTAGCGCCTTCTCCCTGCTGCCTGCGCAGAACGCCACCGGGAACTGGATCAAAGTGGTTCAACGCCTGCCGGTGCGTATCGAGCTGGATGAGAAACAGCTGGCGGACCATCCGCTGCGTATTGGCCTCTCCACGCTGGTGACGGTCGATACCGCCAACCGCGACGGTCAGATGCTGGCGAACCAGGCACGTTCTAACCCGGCCTACGAAAGTAATGCCCGTGAGATCAGCCTTGAGCCAGTGAATAAGCTGATCGATGAAATCGTGAAGGCGAACGCCGGTTAA
- the hypA gene encoding hydrogenase maturation nickel metallochaperone HypA, producing MHEITLCQQALELIEQQAHQHHAKRVTDVWLRVGAFSCVESSALEFCFELVCRGTLAEGCGLYLEEQQAECWCQDCQAYVQLLTHRVRRCPECGGASLNIVADDGLHITRLEIEQE from the coding sequence ATGCACGAAATCACCCTCTGCCAGCAGGCGCTGGAATTGATCGAACAACAGGCCCATCAGCATCACGCGAAGCGGGTGACGGATGTCTGGCTGCGCGTCGGCGCCTTTTCCTGCGTGGAAAGCAGCGCGCTGGAATTTTGCTTTGAGCTGGTGTGCCGCGGCACCCTGGCCGAAGGCTGCGGGCTGTATCTCGAAGAGCAGCAGGCGGAATGCTGGTGTCAGGACTGCCAGGCGTATGTCCAGCTGCTTACCCACCGCGTGCGCCGCTGCCCCGAATGTGGCGGCGCGAGTCTGAATATCGTCGCCGACGACGGACTGCACATCACGCGTCTGGAAATTGAACAGGAGTAA
- a CDS encoding HypC/HybG/HupF family hydrogenase formation chaperone, which yields MCIGVPGKISAIVDGMQAKVKVCGVLRDVDLTLVGAHDDNGNSRLGQWVLVHVGFAMSVINEEEALDTLAALQNMFDVEPDVGPLLFGEESR from the coding sequence ATGTGCATAGGCGTTCCCGGTAAAATCAGCGCCATCGTCGACGGTATGCAGGCCAAAGTAAAGGTCTGTGGCGTGCTGCGCGATGTGGATCTGACTCTGGTCGGTGCCCACGACGACAACGGCAACAGCCGTCTCGGCCAGTGGGTGTTAGTCCACGTCGGCTTCGCCATGAGCGTGATTAATGAAGAGGAGGCGCTGGACACCCTTGCCGCGCTGCAGAACATGTTTGACGTTGAGCCGGACGTGGGCCCGCTGCTGTTTGGCGAGGAGTCCCGCTGA
- the hypB gene encoding hydrogenase nickel incorporation protein HypB, whose protein sequence is MCTTCGCAHGNLYIEGDERNAHSAFRSAPFSPAPRQAFQVTRIGGGDFAPSEQQPGQLDYGQGAAGTHAPGLSQRKMVEIEIDVLSKNNQLAKLNRQRFSARHQLALNLVSSPGSGKTTLLTETLKRLQQRVSCAVIEGDQQTVNDAERIRATGTPAIQVNTGKGCHLDAQMIHDATQRLPLDDGGIMFIENVGNLVCPASFDLGERHKVAVLSVTEGEDKPLKYPHMFAAASIMLLNKVDLLPYLNFDVEKCLAAAREVNPDIAILLVSATRGDGMDAWLDWLEAQRCA, encoded by the coding sequence ATGTGTACTACCTGCGGTTGCGCTCACGGCAACCTCTATATAGAAGGCGACGAGCGGAACGCCCATTCCGCTTTTCGCAGCGCCCCCTTCTCTCCGGCCCCGCGTCAGGCGTTTCAGGTCACGCGCATCGGCGGCGGGGATTTTGCGCCCTCAGAACAACAGCCGGGCCAGCTTGATTACGGCCAGGGCGCCGCAGGCACCCACGCTCCAGGCCTGAGCCAGCGCAAAATGGTCGAGATTGAGATCGACGTGCTGAGCAAAAATAATCAGCTCGCTAAGCTGAACCGCCAGCGGTTCAGCGCCCGACACCAGCTGGCGCTGAATCTTGTCTCCAGCCCCGGTTCCGGTAAAACCACCCTGCTGACCGAGACCTTAAAACGCTTACAGCAGCGCGTCTCTTGCGCGGTGATCGAAGGCGATCAGCAGACCGTGAATGATGCCGAGCGGATCCGCGCTACCGGCACCCCGGCGATCCAGGTCAATACCGGCAAAGGCTGCCACCTCGACGCTCAGATGATTCATGACGCGACGCAGCGCCTGCCGCTGGATGACGGCGGGATCATGTTTATCGAGAACGTCGGCAACCTGGTCTGCCCGGCCAGCTTCGATCTCGGGGAGCGTCATAAGGTGGCGGTGCTCTCCGTGACCGAGGGCGAGGACAAGCCGCTGAAATACCCCCATATGTTCGCCGCCGCCTCCATCATGCTGCTCAACAAGGTCGATCTGCTGCCGTACCTCAATTTTGACGTGGAGAAATGCCTCGCCGCCGCCCGGGAAGTGAACCCGGATATCGCGATCCTGCTGGTCTCCGCCACGCGCGGTGACGGGATGGACGCCTGGCTTGACTGGCTGGAGGCGCAGCGATGTGCATAG
- the proX gene encoding glycine betaine/L-proline ABC transporter substrate-binding protein ProX yields MRHSVIFATAFATLASTSAFAADLPGKGITVQPVQSTISEESFQTGLVSRALEKLGYTVSKPSEVDYNVGYTSIASGDATFTAVNWQPLHDDMYAAAGGDKKFYREGTFVTGAAQGYLIDKKTADQYHITNIEQLKDPKIAKLFDTNGDGKADMMGCSPGWGCEAVINHQNKAFDLAKTVDVSHGNYSAMMADTIARFKEGKPVIYYTWTPYWVSDVLKPGKDVVWLQVPFSSLPGEQKDIDTKLPNGMNYGFPVNTMHIVANKAWAEKNPAAAKLFSVMKLPLADINAQNAMMHAGKSSEADVQGHVDGWIKAHQQQFDAWVNEALAAQK; encoded by the coding sequence ATGCGACATAGCGTAATTTTTGCCACAGCGTTTGCCACCCTTGCCTCCACCAGCGCATTTGCTGCCGATCTGCCGGGCAAAGGCATTACCGTGCAACCGGTACAGAGCACCATCTCCGAAGAGTCGTTCCAGACCGGGCTGGTCAGCCGGGCGCTGGAGAAGCTGGGTTATACCGTGAGTAAGCCCAGCGAAGTGGATTACAACGTGGGCTATACCTCGATTGCCTCCGGCGATGCCACCTTTACCGCCGTGAACTGGCAGCCGCTGCATGACGATATGTATGCCGCCGCGGGTGGTGACAAGAAGTTCTATCGTGAAGGGACCTTTGTCACGGGTGCGGCGCAGGGTTATCTGATCGACAAGAAAACCGCCGACCAGTACCACATCACCAATATTGAACAGCTGAAAGATCCGAAGATCGCCAAACTGTTTGATACCAACGGGGATGGCAAAGCCGACATGATGGGCTGCTCCCCGGGCTGGGGCTGCGAAGCGGTGATTAACCACCAGAACAAAGCCTTCGACCTGGCGAAAACCGTGGACGTCAGCCACGGCAACTACTCGGCGATGATGGCCGACACCATCGCCCGCTTTAAGGAAGGCAAGCCGGTCATCTATTACACCTGGACCCCATACTGGGTGAGCGACGTGCTGAAGCCGGGTAAAGATGTGGTCTGGCTGCAGGTGCCGTTCTCCTCCCTGCCGGGCGAGCAGAAGGATATCGACACCAAACTGCCGAACGGCATGAACTACGGCTTCCCGGTGAACACCATGCACATCGTCGCCAACAAAGCCTGGGCGGAGAAAAACCCGGCGGCGGCGAAGCTGTTCTCGGTAATGAAGCTGCCGCTGGCGGATATCAACGCCCAGAACGCGATGATGCACGCGGGCAAATCCTCTGAAGCCGATGTTCAGGGCCACGTTGACGGCTGGATCAAAGCCCACCAGCAGCAGTTTGATGCGTGGGTGAATGAGGCGCTGGCCGCGCAGAAGTAA
- the hypD gene encoding hydrogenase formation protein HypD: MRFVDEYRDPQKVMALIETLNDRAKALPCTPQRPLRIMEVCGGHTHAIFKFGLDQLLPENIEFIHGPGCPVCVLPMGRIDTCIEIASHPEVIFCTFGDAMRVPGKNGSLLDARMRGADVRIIYSPADALKLARQNPDRKVVFFGLGFETTMPATALTLRQAKAANVQNFFFFCQHITLIPVLKSLLEQPENGIDAFLAPGHVSMVIGTHAYDFIADEYQRPLAVAGFEPVDLLQGVLMLVEQKIAGVSQVENQYRRIVPEEGNPLAQAVMDKVFTIEGESEWRGLGVIDHSGVHLTEAYRQFDAERHFSTRAQDICDDPEARCGAVLTGRCKPAQCPLFGNKCTPQSAFGALMVSSEGACSAWYQYRSQECES, encoded by the coding sequence ATGCGCTTTGTAGATGAGTACCGCGACCCGCAAAAGGTGATGGCCCTGATTGAAACGCTCAACGACCGCGCCAAAGCCCTGCCCTGTACGCCCCAGCGCCCGCTGCGGATTATGGAGGTGTGCGGCGGGCACACCCACGCCATCTTTAAATTCGGCCTCGATCAGCTCCTGCCGGAGAATATCGAGTTTATTCACGGCCCCGGCTGCCCGGTGTGCGTCCTGCCGATGGGGCGGATCGACACCTGCATCGAGATCGCCAGCCACCCGGAGGTGATCTTCTGTACCTTCGGGGATGCGATGCGGGTGCCGGGTAAAAACGGCTCCCTGCTGGATGCCCGGATGCGCGGCGCGGATGTGCGGATTATCTACTCCCCCGCCGACGCGCTGAAGCTGGCCCGGCAGAACCCGGATCGTAAAGTGGTCTTCTTCGGCCTCGGGTTCGAAACCACCATGCCCGCCACCGCCCTGACCCTGCGCCAGGCGAAAGCGGCTAACGTGCAGAACTTCTTCTTTTTCTGCCAGCACATCACCCTGATCCCGGTCCTGAAAAGCCTGCTGGAGCAGCCGGAAAACGGCATCGACGCCTTTCTGGCCCCGGGGCACGTCAGCATGGTGATTGGCACCCACGCCTACGATTTTATTGCCGATGAATATCAGCGCCCGCTGGCGGTGGCCGGTTTTGAGCCGGTCGACCTGCTGCAGGGGGTGTTGATGCTGGTGGAGCAGAAAATCGCCGGTGTCAGTCAGGTGGAAAACCAGTATCGCCGCATCGTGCCGGAAGAGGGTAACCCGCTGGCGCAGGCGGTGATGGACAAGGTGTTTACCATCGAAGGCGAAAGCGAATGGCGCGGGCTGGGGGTCATCGACCACTCCGGCGTGCACCTCACCGAGGCTTATCGCCAGTTTGACGCCGAGCGCCACTTCAGCACCCGGGCGCAAGACATCTGCGACGATCCTGAGGCACGCTGCGGGGCGGTTCTGACCGGGCGCTGCAAACCGGCCCAGTGTCCGCTGTTTGGTAACAAATGCACGCCGCAAAGCGCCTTTGGCGCGCTGATGGTGTCATCGGAAGGGGCGTGTAGCGCCTGGTATCAGTACCGTTCTCAGGAGTGTGAAAGTTGA
- the proW gene encoding glycine betaine/L-proline ABC transporter permease ProW, which produces MADQSNPWGTTEAADSAAQSADAWGSSTAAPAPTDGGAADWLTSAPAPAPEHFNIMDPFHKTLIPLDSWVTEGIDWVVTHFRPVFQGIRVPVDYILNGFQQLMLGMPAPVAIVLFSLIAWQFGSAGMGVATLISLILIGAIGAWSQAMITLALVLTALLFCVVIGLPMGIWLARSPRAAKIIRPLLDAMQTTPAFVYLVPIVMLFGIGNVPGVVVTIIFALPPIVRLTILGINQVPADLIEASRSFGASPRQMLFKVQLPLAMPTIMAGVNQTLMLALSMVVIASMIAVGGLGQMVLRGIGRLDMGLATVGGVGIVILAIILDRLTQAVGRDSRSRGNRRWYNTGPVGLITRPFTKAK; this is translated from the coding sequence ATGGCTGATCAATCTAACCCGTGGGGCACCACAGAGGCCGCCGACAGCGCGGCACAATCCGCTGACGCGTGGGGCTCTTCCACCGCAGCACCCGCGCCAACCGATGGCGGCGCGGCAGACTGGCTGACCAGCGCCCCGGCGCCGGCACCCGAGCATTTCAATATTATGGATCCGTTCCATAAAACCCTGATCCCGCTCGACAGCTGGGTGACCGAAGGGATCGACTGGGTAGTCACACACTTCCGCCCGGTGTTTCAGGGCATTCGCGTGCCGGTGGATTATATCCTCAACGGCTTCCAGCAGCTGATGCTGGGGATGCCAGCCCCGGTGGCCATCGTACTGTTCTCGCTGATTGCCTGGCAGTTCGGCAGCGCGGGGATGGGTGTTGCGACCCTGATCTCGCTGATCCTGATCGGCGCGATCGGGGCCTGGTCGCAGGCGATGATCACCCTGGCCCTGGTGCTGACCGCCCTGCTGTTCTGCGTGGTGATTGGCCTGCCGATGGGGATCTGGCTGGCGCGCAGTCCGCGGGCGGCCAAAATTATCCGCCCGCTGCTGGATGCGATGCAGACTACCCCGGCGTTTGTCTACCTGGTGCCTATCGTGATGCTGTTCGGCATCGGTAACGTGCCGGGCGTGGTGGTGACCATTATCTTCGCCCTGCCGCCGATTGTGCGTCTGACCATTCTCGGGATTAACCAGGTACCCGCCGATCTGATCGAAGCCTCGCGCTCGTTTGGTGCCAGCCCGCGCCAGATGCTGTTTAAAGTGCAGCTGCCGCTGGCGATGCCGACCATTATGGCGGGTGTAAACCAGACCCTGATGCTGGCCCTGTCGATGGTGGTGATCGCCTCGATGATCGCCGTGGGCGGTCTCGGCCAGATGGTGCTACGCGGTATCGGCCGTCTCGATATGGGGCTGGCGACCGTGGGTGGCGTCGGGATCGTGATCCTCGCCATTATTCTTGACCGCCTGACCCAGGCCGTCGGTCGTGATTCACGCAGTCGCGGCAACCGTCGCTGGTATAACACCGGCCCTGTCGGGTTAATCACCCGTCCCTTCACAAAAGCAAAATAA
- a CDS encoding MFS transporter, with translation MTKTNQGLSPALILLMSVATGLAVASNYYAQPLLETIARNFSLSASSAGFIVTAAQLGYAVGLLFLVPLGDMFERRAMIVSMTLLAAGGMLITASSQSLAMMIVGTALTGLFSVVAQILVPLAATLASPEKRGKVVGTIMSGLLLGILLARTVAGLLAGIGGWRTVYWVASVLMVVMALALWRGLPKVKSETHLNYPQLLGSVFSLFTHDKLLRTRALLGCFTFANFSILWTSMAFLLASPPFNYSEGVIGLFGLAGAAGALGARPAGGLADKGKSHLTTSVGLVMLLLSWAAIWYGHVSVLALIVGILVLDLTVQGVHITNQTVIYRVKPDARNRLTAGYMTSYFIGGAAGSLISAYAWQHAGWTGVCAVGTVMALVNLLVWWRGYHRQEAIQ, from the coding sequence ATGACAAAAACTAATCAAGGGCTTAGCCCCGCACTTATCCTGCTGATGTCAGTGGCAACCGGTCTGGCGGTCGCCAGTAACTATTACGCCCAGCCCCTGCTGGAAACCATCGCCCGCAATTTTTCGCTCTCGGCAAGCTCGGCCGGTTTTATCGTCACCGCTGCCCAGCTGGGGTATGCCGTCGGCCTGCTGTTCCTCGTCCCGCTGGGGGATATGTTTGAACGCCGGGCGATGATTGTCTCCATGACCCTGCTGGCCGCTGGCGGGATGCTGATCACCGCCTCCAGCCAGTCGCTGGCAATGATGATCGTCGGCACCGCCCTGACCGGCCTGTTCTCGGTGGTGGCGCAGATTCTGGTGCCGCTGGCCGCCACCCTCGCCTCGCCGGAAAAGCGCGGCAAGGTGGTCGGGACCATTATGAGCGGCCTGCTGCTGGGGATTTTACTGGCGCGTACCGTTGCGGGCCTGCTGGCGGGCATCGGCGGCTGGCGCACCGTCTACTGGGTGGCGTCAGTATTGATGGTGGTCATGGCTCTCGCCCTGTGGCGCGGCCTGCCGAAGGTGAAGTCGGAAACCCATCTCAACTACCCTCAGCTGCTGGGCTCGGTCTTTAGCCTGTTCACCCACGATAAACTGCTGCGTACCCGGGCGCTGCTGGGCTGTTTCACCTTCGCTAACTTCAGCATCCTGTGGACCTCAATGGCCTTCCTGCTGGCCTCCCCGCCGTTTAACTATTCCGAAGGGGTGATTGGCCTGTTTGGCCTGGCGGGCGCGGCCGGTGCGCTGGGTGCGCGTCCTGCGGGTGGCCTGGCCGATAAGGGCAAATCGCATCTCACTACCAGCGTCGGGCTGGTGATGCTCCTGCTCTCCTGGGCGGCGATCTGGTATGGGCACGTCTCGGTGCTGGCGCTGATTGTCGGCATCCTGGTACTCGACCTGACCGTGCAGGGGGTGCATATCACCAACCAGACCGTGATCTATCGCGTCAAGCCGGACGCCCGTAACCGCCTGACCGCCGGGTACATGACCAGCTACTTTATCGGCGGTGCCGCCGGGTCACTGATCTCGGCATACGCCTGGCAGCATGCCGGCTGGACGGGCGTGTGTGCGGTCGGGACGGTAATGGCGCTGGTTAACCTGCTGGTCTGGTGGCGCGGCTACCATCGTCAGGAAGCCATTCAATAA
- the flhA gene encoding formate hydrogenlyase transcriptional activator FlhA yields MSYTPTNDPIDQGLFDITRTLLQQPDLCALARSLTWHARQMNLADRANILLWQSEQRRVCLYGTDEQDRDIRCEDEPLLANGPFRRMLSRPDVLHCQADTFKETWPALAGLDLYPPFAHYCLTPLAADGRIFGGCEFLRDDDRPWRDSDLSRLQTLTQAAGLAVEQILARQNNSDSYEVLCRERNDFRLLVAITNAVLSKLDLDELVTEVSREIQRNFGIDSISMVLRSERKGKLLVYSTHYLNKDAPLYDQSEVDEKGTLSEKVMLSKKMLMLNLHSRDRHAPYERMLFDMWGEQDQTLCLFPLIFRDRILGTLKLAQCKAQVFTASNLELLNQIAERIAIAVDNALSYREISHLKERLIDENLALTEQINNVATDFGEIIGRSSPMMTVMKQVEMVAHSNSTVLILGETGTGKELIARAIHNLSGRSERRMVKMNCAAMPAGLLESDLFGHERGAFTGASAQHIGRFELADKSTLFLDEVGDMPVELQPKLLRVLQEQEFERLGSNRTIRTDVRLIAATNRDLTQMVADREFRSDLYYRLNVFPIFLPPLRERPEDIPLLVKSFTFKIAHRLGRNIDSIPAETLRQLSKMEWPGNVRELENVIERAVLLTRGNVLQLSLPDIDYPRFVSAAVPETPVSPIREGEEEYQHIMRVLKETNGVIAGPKGAAKRLGLKRTTLLSRMKRLGIDKNAIL; encoded by the coding sequence ATGTCGTATACACCCACGAACGATCCCATCGATCAAGGACTGTTCGATATTACCCGTACCCTGCTGCAACAGCCCGATCTCTGCGCCCTGGCGCGGTCGTTGACCTGGCATGCCCGGCAGATGAACCTGGCCGATCGCGCCAACATCCTGCTCTGGCAGTCAGAGCAGCGTCGTGTCTGTCTGTACGGCACCGACGAGCAGGATCGGGATATCCGCTGTGAAGATGAGCCGCTGCTGGCGAACGGGCCTTTCCGCCGCATGCTGTCGCGCCCGGACGTATTGCACTGTCAGGCGGACACCTTTAAAGAGACCTGGCCGGCGCTGGCCGGGCTGGATCTCTACCCGCCTTTTGCCCACTACTGCCTGACGCCGCTGGCGGCCGACGGCCGGATCTTCGGTGGCTGCGAGTTCCTGCGCGACGACGATCGTCCCTGGCGCGACAGCGATCTCTCCCGGCTGCAAACCCTGACCCAGGCGGCCGGTCTGGCGGTGGAGCAAATCCTCGCCCGGCAGAACAACAGCGACAGCTATGAGGTGCTGTGCCGGGAACGTAACGACTTTCGCCTGCTGGTCGCCATCACCAACGCGGTGCTGTCTAAGCTCGACCTTGATGAACTGGTGACGGAGGTCTCCCGGGAGATCCAGCGCAACTTCGGCATTGATTCCATCAGCATGGTGTTGCGCAGCGAGCGCAAGGGCAAGCTCCTCGTCTACTCCACCCATTACCTGAATAAAGATGCCCCGCTGTACGATCAGAGCGAGGTGGACGAGAAAGGCACGCTGTCTGAAAAAGTCATGCTTAGCAAAAAGATGCTGATGCTTAACCTGCACAGCCGCGATCGGCATGCCCCTTACGAACGCATGCTGTTTGATATGTGGGGCGAGCAGGATCAGACCCTGTGCCTGTTCCCGCTGATTTTCCGCGATCGGATCCTTGGCACCCTGAAGCTGGCCCAGTGTAAGGCTCAGGTCTTCACCGCCTCGAACCTGGAGCTGCTGAACCAGATCGCCGAACGCATCGCCATTGCCGTGGATAACGCCCTCTCCTACCGCGAGATCAGCCACCTCAAGGAGCGGCTGATCGACGAGAACCTCGCCCTGACCGAACAGATCAACAACGTCGCCACCGATTTTGGCGAGATCATTGGCCGCAGCTCGCCGATGATGACGGTGATGAAGCAGGTGGAGATGGTGGCCCACAGCAACAGCACGGTGCTGATCCTCGGGGAGACCGGCACCGGTAAAGAGCTGATTGCCCGCGCCATTCATAACCTGAGCGGACGCAGCGAGCGCCGGATGGTGAAGATGAACTGCGCGGCGATGCCCGCCGGCCTGCTGGAAAGCGACCTCTTCGGCCACGAGCGCGGAGCCTTTACCGGTGCCAGCGCCCAGCATATTGGCCGCTTTGAGCTGGCGGATAAAAGCACGCTGTTCCTTGATGAAGTGGGCGATATGCCCGTTGAGCTCCAGCCCAAGCTGCTGCGCGTGCTCCAGGAGCAGGAGTTTGAGCGGCTCGGCAGCAACCGCACCATCCGCACTGACGTGCGCCTGATTGCGGCCACTAACCGCGACTTAACGCAAATGGTCGCCGATCGTGAGTTTCGCAGCGACCTTTACTACCGGCTCAACGTGTTCCCGATCTTCCTTCCGCCCCTGCGGGAACGCCCGGAAGATATCCCCCTGCTGGTGAAGTCGTTCACCTTCAAGATCGCCCACCGGCTGGGGCGCAATATCGACAGTATTCCGGCGGAGACCCTGCGTCAGCTCAGCAAAATGGAGTGGCCGGGCAACGTGCGCGAGCTGGAAAACGTGATTGAGCGCGCGGTGCTTCTGACCCGTGGCAACGTCCTGCAACTGTCGCTGCCGGATATTGATTATCCGCGCTTCGTCAGCGCCGCGGTGCCTGAGACGCCAGTCAGCCCGATCCGGGAAGGCGAGGAGGAGTATCAACACATTATGCGGGTGCTGAAAGAGACCAACGGGGTGATCGCCGGGCCAAAAGGCGCGGCCAAACGCCTGGGCCTGAAGCGCACCACGCTCCTGTCGCGCATGAAGCGTCTCGGGATCGATAAGAACGCCATTTTGTAA
- the mprA gene encoding transcriptional repressor MprA: MDSSFTPIEQMLKFRASRYADFPYQEILLTRLCMHMQGKLLENRNKMLKAQGINETLFMALITLESQENHSIQPSELSCALGSSRTNATRIADELEKRGWIERRESDNDRRCLHLQLTEKGHEFLREVLPPQHNCLHQLWSSLSGTEKEQLEHITRKLLTRLDQMDEDGAVLEALR, encoded by the coding sequence ATGGATAGTTCGTTTACGCCCATTGAACAAATGCTTAAATTTCGCGCCAGTCGCTATGCAGATTTCCCGTATCAGGAGATCCTGCTGACCCGTCTCTGCATGCACATGCAGGGCAAGCTGCTGGAAAATCGCAATAAAATGCTGAAAGCTCAAGGGATTAACGAGACGTTATTTATGGCGTTGATTACGCTGGAGTCTCAGGAAAATCACAGCATTCAGCCTTCCGAGCTGAGCTGCGCCCTGGGTTCGTCTCGTACCAATGCAACCCGTATTGCCGATGAGCTGGAAAAACGCGGCTGGATCGAACGCCGTGAAAGCGACAATGACCGTCGCTGTCTGCACCTGCAACTGACCGAGAAAGGTCACGAATTCCTGCGCGAGGTGCTTCCACCTCAGCACAACTGCCTGCATCAACTCTGGTCGTCTTTAAGCGGTACCGAGAAAGAGCAGCTCGAGCATATCACCCGTAAGCTTCTCACCCGTCTGGATCAGATGGATGAAGACGGCGCCGTTCTTGAGGCGCTGCGCTAA